In a single window of the Terriglobus roseus genome:
- a CDS encoding sulfatase-like hydrolase/transferase: MNRRQFVGLSSVALAAAQVHSPIASADANAGDRPNFLFLIADDLMFRTIHSINNPEVHTPNIDRLVHEGMHFTHCFHSGSWTGAVCVASRTMLNTGLSPFKAQKALLDNQSGMVPVWGQTLRNAGYRTFQTGKWHLDAVSLQRSFTDLATTGPGYLDSTKDMYDRPAPGNKWSPTDRTLKGHWLDKHLWLDGPQGETKHSSEVYADSAVDFLNGQRAGHDKPFFMYVGFNAPHDPRQAPEEYQAMYPVDKIALPPNYLPQHPFDQGDFHTRDEQLAPFPRTEFDVKTHRKEYYAIITHMDAQIGRVLDALDRSGQAKNTYVIMTADHGLAVGEHGLMGKQNQYECSMRMPLIVRGPGIKPGSHNDQMVYQHSMYATTCELAGVPVPPHVEFPSLKPYLTGESTLPVHDAMFGWLNVIQRSIRTKQHKLIFYVPIKRFQLFDLENDPWEMHDLVDDPKYAGVKTEMIAKLKAMQAKLGDPLNIDAPPAVKQGDSY, translated from the coding sequence ATGAACCGACGTCAATTTGTAGGACTATCCTCTGTTGCCCTGGCCGCCGCTCAGGTGCATTCACCGATCGCTTCCGCTGATGCCAATGCGGGTGACAGGCCCAACTTTCTGTTCTTAATCGCAGACGACCTCATGTTCCGCACGATCCATTCGATCAACAACCCCGAGGTTCATACGCCGAACATCGACCGGCTGGTGCATGAAGGAATGCACTTCACCCACTGCTTCCATAGCGGTTCGTGGACAGGTGCGGTGTGCGTCGCAAGCCGCACGATGCTGAACACCGGCCTGTCTCCGTTCAAGGCGCAGAAGGCTCTCCTGGACAATCAGTCGGGCATGGTGCCCGTGTGGGGCCAAACGCTGCGCAACGCGGGCTACCGCACGTTTCAGACGGGGAAGTGGCACCTGGATGCGGTGTCGCTGCAGCGCTCCTTCACCGATCTTGCAACCACCGGCCCAGGCTATCTGGATTCGACGAAAGACATGTACGACCGTCCTGCGCCTGGCAACAAATGGAGCCCGACGGATCGGACACTGAAGGGGCATTGGCTGGATAAGCACCTTTGGCTTGATGGCCCGCAAGGTGAGACGAAGCATTCCTCGGAGGTCTATGCGGACTCTGCGGTCGACTTCCTGAACGGGCAGCGTGCGGGCCACGACAAGCCCTTCTTCATGTACGTCGGCTTCAATGCGCCCCACGATCCGCGACAGGCGCCCGAGGAATATCAGGCGATGTATCCGGTGGACAAGATCGCGCTTCCTCCGAACTACCTGCCACAGCATCCCTTCGATCAGGGTGACTTCCACACGCGGGACGAGCAGTTGGCGCCGTTCCCGCGGACTGAATTTGATGTAAAGACACACCGCAAGGAGTACTACGCGATCATCACCCATATGGACGCGCAGATTGGACGCGTGCTCGATGCGTTGGATCGCAGTGGGCAGGCGAAGAACACCTACGTGATCATGACGGCGGACCATGGCCTGGCTGTAGGTGAGCATGGCCTTATGGGGAAGCAGAACCAGTATGAATGCTCGATGCGCATGCCGCTGATCGTACGCGGACCCGGCATCAAGCCGGGCTCGCATAACGACCAGATGGTCTATCAGCACAGCATGTATGCGACGACTTGCGAGTTAGCCGGCGTACCCGTACCGCCGCACGTGGAGTTCCCCAGTCTGAAGCCATACCTGACCGGAGAATCGACGCTACCCGTCCACGACGCGATGTTCGGGTGGCTGAATGTCATCCAGCGATCGATCCGTACAAAGCAGCACAAGCTCATCTTCTACGTGCCAATCAAGCGTTTTCAGCTCTTCGATCTGGAAAACGATCCATGGGAGATGCATGACCTTGTCGATGACCCGAAGTACGCAGGCGTGAAGACCGAGATGATCGCAAAGCTGAAAGCCATGCAGGCGAAGCTGGGCGATCCGCTCAATATCGATGCACCGCCAGCGGTCAAGCAGGGTGACTCTTACTGA
- a CDS encoding anhydro-N-acetylmuramic acid kinase, giving the protein MTEAPKPMIVAGVMSGTSADGVDVALVRIAPSKDNGAPKLKLLGHAAFPYPRKLREAVVAAMDAKSISTADLARVHWRLGEFYGDTIVHAQQQLGVKAKLAGVHGQTVYHQGTATRFLGDPLRCTWQIGEASEAAARAGVPVVSDFRPADMVAGGQGAPLVPIFDRVFFSHRKRNRVLQNLGGIANMTAIPAGTSDLLAFDSGPASVVIDGCMQALYGKTYDRNGATAKRGRVIEDVLQRTLKLPYFSATPPKSCGREEFGGAFVTRFIADCRKNGAQDTNVIATATALTAESILHAYRTFVWPFLGQRAPLADATDYIVAGGGANNTLLMNRLRAGLAPLGITVSTTADHGVPAEAKEAMAFALLAWLRWHKLPGNVPSATGATRDAVLGRITLP; this is encoded by the coding sequence ATGACCGAAGCGCCGAAGCCGATGATTGTGGCCGGTGTGATGAGTGGAACCTCAGCCGACGGCGTGGATGTGGCTCTGGTGCGCATCGCTCCAAGCAAGGACAACGGCGCGCCAAAGCTCAAGCTGCTGGGGCACGCTGCATTCCCTTATCCCAGGAAGTTGCGCGAGGCCGTGGTTGCCGCTATGGACGCGAAGTCGATTAGCACGGCCGATCTCGCGCGCGTACATTGGCGCTTAGGCGAGTTCTACGGCGATACGATTGTGCACGCGCAACAGCAGCTTGGCGTGAAGGCGAAGCTGGCAGGTGTGCATGGGCAGACGGTCTATCACCAGGGCACCGCAACAAGATTCTTAGGTGACCCGCTGCGCTGCACCTGGCAGATTGGAGAAGCGAGCGAAGCAGCCGCACGTGCAGGCGTGCCGGTTGTGAGTGACTTCCGTCCTGCGGATATGGTTGCGGGTGGACAGGGCGCGCCGCTGGTGCCAATCTTCGATCGCGTCTTCTTCTCGCATCGGAAGCGGAACCGTGTGCTGCAGAATCTTGGTGGCATCGCGAACATGACGGCGATCCCTGCCGGCACGAGCGATCTGCTTGCATTCGATTCAGGGCCTGCGTCCGTTGTCATCGATGGCTGCATGCAAGCGCTCTATGGCAAGACATATGACCGAAACGGGGCGACCGCGAAGCGTGGTCGAGTGATCGAAGATGTTCTTCAACGTACGTTGAAGCTGCCCTACTTCTCTGCTACCCCACCCAAGAGCTGCGGTCGAGAGGAATTTGGCGGCGCCTTCGTAACGCGCTTCATCGCCGACTGCAGGAAGAACGGCGCTCAGGATACGAACGTGATTGCAACGGCGACTGCGTTGACTGCCGAAAGCATTCTGCATGCTTACCGCACGTTTGTCTGGCCATTCCTTGGGCAGCGAGCACCGTTGGCTGATGCGACGGACTACATCGTCGCAGGCGGTGGTGCAAACAACACGCTGCTGATGAACCGGTTGCGTGCAGGCCTTGCGCCGCTGGGCATTACCGTGAGTACGACGGCGGACCACGGTGTCCCTGCCGAAGCGAAGGAAGCGATGGCCTTCGCGCTACTTGCCTGGCTTCGATGGCACAAACTGCCCGGCAATGTGCCTTCGGCGACCGGTGCAACGCGCGACGCAGTGCTTGGACGGATTACGCTGCCATGA
- a CDS encoding ABC transporter substrate-binding protein, whose translation MIDRQRIVFRSLRGVVLLGSLVALSACHERPDRDTVVIDIESSPTNLDIRIGSDAQAEHIGSLLFDSIVRKDEHYNLQPAIADAWEWRDPLTLVLHIRDGVHFHDGKLLDADDVAWSIDSMHNGAITTSKSGNFASVDHTEVTDAHTCIVHLKKPDASLLFNMSDELSAVVEKGAGKTMGEHPIGSGPFRFVSEEQDKDVVLERNPDYWGGAPSIPRVRFAIVPDSITRALELQKGSADATSNALTGDTVAVMANDPNLVVESKPGSIVNYMTFNATDSLLKDKRVRQAFAYAVDRPAITKALLHGQAEVQDTLLPLGHWAAPVANDPITRYTHDVTKAKALLESAGFHADAKGVRIHLTLKSSTDDTMRLLAAIVQQQVREAGIDLTLRQNEFGTFYSDVTKGAFQIYVLRWVGSNEDPDIFRYAYSSVMMPPKGSNRGHYTNAQVDALIAQGAGEVDQTKRRETYLKLQLILADDEPTLVLWSPDNVVVHSKRLHGVVPASAGSFGWLRTATLQ comes from the coding sequence ATGATCGATCGCCAAAGGATTGTGTTTCGGAGCCTTCGAGGCGTTGTACTCCTGGGTTCGCTTGTCGCTCTGTCTGCGTGTCATGAGCGTCCCGATCGCGACACTGTGGTCATCGACATTGAAAGCTCACCCACGAATCTCGATATCCGCATCGGCAGTGATGCGCAGGCCGAGCACATCGGATCGCTACTCTTTGATTCCATCGTGCGGAAGGATGAGCATTACAACCTGCAACCGGCAATCGCCGATGCGTGGGAATGGCGTGATCCTCTGACACTCGTGCTGCACATCCGCGACGGGGTGCACTTTCACGATGGCAAGCTGCTCGACGCTGACGATGTTGCTTGGTCCATCGACAGCATGCACAACGGCGCGATCACGACGTCAAAGAGCGGCAACTTTGCCAGCGTCGACCACACGGAAGTGACTGATGCGCACACCTGCATCGTCCACCTGAAGAAGCCGGATGCAAGTTTGCTGTTCAACATGAGCGACGAACTCAGCGCGGTCGTGGAAAAGGGTGCGGGGAAAACGATGGGCGAGCACCCGATCGGCAGCGGTCCCTTCCGCTTCGTCAGCGAGGAGCAGGATAAGGACGTTGTGCTGGAACGCAACCCAGACTACTGGGGCGGTGCGCCGTCGATTCCTCGTGTGCGTTTCGCAATTGTGCCGGACTCAATCACCCGTGCTCTCGAGCTGCAGAAGGGTTCGGCAGACGCAACATCGAACGCGCTGACCGGCGATACCGTGGCAGTCATGGCGAATGATCCGAACCTCGTCGTTGAAAGCAAGCCAGGATCCATCGTGAACTACATGACCTTCAACGCCACCGATTCCCTGTTGAAGGACAAGCGTGTGCGGCAGGCGTTCGCCTATGCAGTGGATCGACCCGCGATCACGAAGGCGTTGCTACACGGCCAGGCAGAGGTACAGGACACGCTGCTGCCACTTGGGCACTGGGCTGCACCCGTTGCGAACGATCCCATTACGCGTTATACGCATGATGTGACGAAAGCAAAGGCGTTGCTGGAATCCGCTGGCTTTCATGCGGATGCGAAGGGTGTGCGGATCCACCTGACACTGAAGAGTTCGACAGATGACACCATGCGTCTGCTGGCAGCCATCGTGCAACAGCAGGTACGCGAGGCAGGCATCGATCTGACGCTGCGACAGAACGAGTTCGGCACCTTCTACAGCGATGTCACAAAGGGCGCCTTCCAGATCTACGTGTTGCGCTGGGTGGGATCGAATGAGGATCCGGATATCTTCCGCTATGCCTATAGCTCAGTCATGATGCCACCCAAGGGATCGAATCGGGGCCACTATACGAATGCCCAAGTCGACGCGCTGATCGCGCAAGGTGCAGGCGAAGTGGACCAGACAAAGCGACGCGAAACCTATTTGAAACTGCAACTCATCCTGGCAGATGACGAGCCGACGCTGGTGCTTTGGTCCCCCGACAACGTGGTCGTCCACTCGAAGCGATTACACGGCGTGGTTCCCGCATCGGCAGGCAGCTTTGGCTGGTTGCGCACAGCAACACTGCAGTAG
- the mutS gene encoding DNA mismatch repair protein MutS, which produces MSAEKATIDPPQKTQAETLASDKLSPMMRQFAAAKAAHPDALLFFRMGDFYELFYDDAVVASRELQLTLTARDRERQQPMCGVPYHAAEGYLQRLLRKGYRIAICEQMEDPKLAKGIVKREVTRVFTPGTALDPSAGAGENTFLAALAVATDRKAAGIALLDLSTGEFRTTEFRGSDAVSAATEEIARNRPREVLLPAGLHLGASQPGLDGSDEGDDMLSSVRTKTPVEDWVFTADYALPLLQNHYRAHSLEGFGLAGHTAAATAAGALLHYLRATKHEELEHLDVPRFYERSTCLELDAVSVRNLELVEPLFSGESSQTTLCYALDACRTPMGKRLLRAVILRPSIQAGEIAARHDAVGEAMRSLAARERLRRALESVLDLERLLARLALDSAGPREVVALARTLAALPPVRDALTELCTGRWAVLRERFDTMEDVCARIQVTLVDEPPLKLGEGDAIQVGVDEELDELRGLSRSGREAIAAIEERERTRTGIGSLKVRFNSVFGYYLEITKSNLANVPSDYERKQTLVNAERFTTPELKDYERKILTAQERVGEIERRIFAALRREVLDSAARMREAARRLAEIDLLANFAHIAALRGWSRPEIVEGSTVFEFAEARHPVVELRLEEGGFGRFIPNSGFLDGANGPSLALITGPNMGGKSTYLRMAALLAILAQSGSFVPAVALKMGLVDRIFTRIGASDNVSRGRSTFMVEMTETAAILNSATPKSLVLLDEMGRGTATYDGLSLAWAAVEHLHDRVGARTLFATHYHELTLLEEKLSRLKNLRVACRETPQGIVFLHQVESGAADRSYGIEVAKLAGLPRDVIARARAVLKMHEKAESASIAAAGQAVQVAPAPMQMTIFTPLSQRVVDRVREVDVDRMTPMEALQLLAELKREIAE; this is translated from the coding sequence ATGTCCGCAGAAAAAGCCACAATCGATCCACCCCAGAAGACCCAGGCGGAGACGCTTGCGTCGGACAAACTGTCGCCCATGATGCGACAGTTCGCAGCGGCCAAGGCCGCCCATCCCGACGCCTTGCTGTTCTTTCGCATGGGCGACTTCTATGAATTGTTCTACGACGACGCCGTCGTCGCCTCCCGCGAGTTGCAACTGACACTGACCGCGCGCGACCGGGAACGCCAGCAACCCATGTGCGGCGTGCCGTATCACGCAGCCGAGGGCTACCTGCAGCGACTGCTGCGCAAGGGCTACCGCATCGCAATCTGCGAGCAGATGGAAGATCCCAAGCTGGCCAAGGGCATTGTGAAGCGCGAGGTCACACGCGTCTTCACCCCTGGAACCGCACTGGACCCGAGTGCGGGCGCCGGCGAGAATACCTTTCTTGCAGCCCTTGCTGTCGCCACCGATCGCAAGGCAGCAGGCATCGCCCTGCTGGACCTGTCCACGGGTGAGTTCCGGACAACCGAGTTCCGTGGCTCGGATGCTGTGAGCGCGGCGACCGAAGAAATTGCACGGAATCGTCCGCGCGAGGTGCTGCTGCCAGCGGGTCTGCACCTGGGTGCATCGCAGCCTGGACTGGATGGTTCCGACGAAGGCGATGACATGCTGTCCTCCGTGCGAACGAAGACACCGGTGGAGGATTGGGTCTTCACAGCGGACTATGCCCTGCCGCTTCTGCAGAATCACTACCGTGCGCATTCACTGGAGGGCTTTGGACTTGCCGGCCACACGGCTGCCGCCACAGCAGCCGGCGCGTTGCTCCACTACCTGCGAGCGACAAAGCACGAAGAACTGGAACACCTGGACGTGCCGCGCTTTTACGAGCGGTCGACGTGTCTCGAGCTGGATGCCGTCAGCGTCCGAAATCTCGAACTGGTTGAGCCGCTTTTTAGTGGAGAGAGTTCGCAGACCACGCTTTGCTATGCGCTGGACGCCTGCCGCACGCCAATGGGCAAGCGGCTGTTACGCGCTGTGATTCTGCGGCCCTCGATTCAAGCGGGGGAGATCGCCGCGCGTCACGACGCTGTGGGCGAAGCGATGCGATCGCTTGCTGCGCGTGAGCGCCTGCGTCGGGCACTGGAATCGGTGCTGGATTTGGAGAGGCTGCTGGCGCGGCTGGCACTGGACTCTGCCGGCCCGCGAGAGGTGGTGGCACTGGCCCGGACGCTTGCTGCACTGCCGCCGGTGCGGGACGCATTAACCGAACTATGCACGGGCCGATGGGCGGTGTTGCGAGAGCGCTTCGACACCATGGAAGATGTCTGCGCACGCATCCAGGTAACGCTGGTCGACGAGCCTCCACTGAAGCTTGGCGAAGGCGACGCAATCCAGGTCGGCGTGGATGAGGAACTGGATGAGTTGCGTGGACTGAGCCGCAGCGGCCGCGAAGCCATCGCGGCCATCGAAGAACGCGAACGCACGCGCACTGGCATCGGCAGTTTGAAGGTACGCTTCAACAGCGTCTTCGGCTACTACCTTGAGATCACTAAAAGCAACCTGGCAAATGTGCCCAGCGACTACGAACGCAAGCAGACGCTCGTGAATGCAGAACGCTTTACGACGCCAGAGCTGAAGGATTACGAGCGCAAGATCCTGACGGCACAGGAACGTGTCGGCGAGATCGAGCGACGCATCTTTGCTGCGTTGCGACGCGAGGTGCTGGATAGCGCTGCGCGCATGCGCGAGGCCGCAAGACGGCTGGCGGAGATCGATCTGCTGGCGAACTTCGCGCACATCGCCGCTTTGCGTGGATGGTCCCGTCCTGAGATCGTCGAAGGCAGCACCGTCTTCGAGTTTGCCGAGGCGCGTCACCCTGTCGTGGAGCTGCGACTTGAGGAGGGTGGCTTCGGCCGCTTTATCCCGAACTCAGGTTTTCTGGATGGCGCTAACGGCCCTTCACTGGCGTTGATCACCGGGCCGAACATGGGCGGTAAGTCCACCTACCTGCGCATGGCTGCGCTACTCGCCATCCTGGCGCAGAGTGGATCCTTTGTACCGGCGGTTGCGTTGAAGATGGGTCTTGTCGATCGCATCTTCACACGCATCGGAGCCAGCGATAATGTCTCGCGCGGCCGGTCGACTTTCATGGTGGAGATGACGGAGACTGCGGCGATTCTGAACTCGGCGACTCCGAAGAGCCTCGTTCTGCTGGATGAGATGGGACGCGGCACCGCGACGTATGACGGCCTGTCGCTGGCTTGGGCTGCGGTAGAGCATCTGCACGATCGCGTGGGTGCACGGACTCTCTTCGCGACGCATTACCACGAACTAACGTTGCTGGAAGAGAAGCTGTCGCGACTGAAAAATCTTCGCGTCGCATGTCGCGAGACTCCACAGGGCATTGTCTTCCTGCACCAGGTTGAGAGCGGTGCTGCCGATCGCAGCTATGGCATCGAAGTGGCCAAACTCGCAGGCCTGCCGCGCGATGTGATTGCGCGTGCGCGTGCTGTATTGAAGATGCACGAGAAGGCCGAGAGCGCGTCCATCGCAGCGGCGGGGCAGGCTGTACAGGTTGCGCCTGCTCCGATGCAGATGACCATCTTCACGCCGCTGTCGCAGCGCGTTGTCGACCGTGTGCGCGAGGTGGACGTCGATCGCATGACGCCAATGGAAGCATTACAGTTGCTGGCCGAATTGAAGCGGGAGATCGCCGAATGA
- a CDS encoding TonB-dependent receptor: MNPSIYRRAILRRAPLAAIALSATMLHAQSSSGAISITVFDAGGAALARATVTVTGTDTGAQLRTMQTNDKGIAEVPLVPPGNYNVVIAAPGFKTLQQKSINVQVGATVTLQPSLQLGEAADSVMVTSQAPLIEDKSQTIQQVIENKELTDIPLNGRNYVQAANYIPGVVPQNAGRDNSFVAYGNDGLQNSFLLDGARNVNYLRGLDNGQRDMVRPPLDALQEFTVQTSNYSAEFGAGAGALLNAITKSGTNRWHGSAYDFIRNKALDARPYFSTAASPKQQLVQNQYGGSFGGRIVRDRLFFSGAYEGRHTKSSSFSQAAVPTALERAGDFSQSKFTVYDPSTTTQVGTNYTRTPFSQNRIPTARINTLGQQLANLFPLPNATSPTDPFTHYYTSYIPSTVDVKNGIGRLDYTLSSKDSFFARYGETLNNTFTGVGLPGAQDPGNTRIDSKGIGAGYTRIITPQLLNELRFSWTTIADDGLGTFARQEFVPGLLDPAITEGWPTFTITGQSTIGSQAVGNSPLHKTSGVWDWADNMSWSHGRHLTKFGGEMMWIRPNTRAASNGRGSLGFTGAFTQLPSSRSNTGYGIADMLLGYANSVNTGSTLSSEERGWYYAGYANDQWNATTNLTLNFGVRYELFTPFYDVNNREANFITDQDSPLYLQYIKSGIDTRLPRALVYADKNNIAPRIGFAYRVPGVKEMTIRGSFGMFYAQDQGLGITSRLSTNPPYNNYGAISQSSDQIHTNTSFQLTASQSIPRPPAVDPVTFTLAPTYTGGITSWVEHMQMGYVEQWSLSAQKQLPWSVLTEINYVGNHGVHLLGRSNVNQPLVNNATTVQSRRPLFNVTQSAVNQIGDWNATQYEGLSARVEKRFSKGIQFRNSITYGRSFGLLSQALDVCDTCTNGDQLQNAYDHASNWGPSDFDIPFRYVLTGLFSVPAGGHAVMNNRLASAVLGGWGLSPIYVWQSGQPLTPTDSTDITNSGQTNRPNQVCNANANAPHTIGQWFNTSCFVAQPQFTFGNTHKGAIRGPGQNQLNLSVQRDFGIPRWEGGNLNFRLEGYNVLNHVQLGNPNVTVGSTAIGTITTTAGTKPTDTSGTQRQVQAAVRLTF; the protein is encoded by the coding sequence ATGAATCCATCCATCTACCGCAGGGCAATCCTAAGGCGCGCACCGCTGGCAGCGATTGCGCTGTCAGCGACCATGCTGCATGCGCAAAGCTCGAGCGGAGCGATCAGCATTACAGTTTTTGACGCGGGCGGCGCAGCTCTTGCTAGAGCGACAGTCACGGTTACCGGAACGGACACAGGCGCGCAGTTAAGGACGATGCAAACCAACGACAAGGGCATCGCGGAAGTTCCGCTAGTGCCACCCGGCAACTACAACGTAGTGATCGCAGCCCCCGGCTTTAAGACGTTGCAGCAGAAATCCATCAACGTGCAGGTTGGCGCGACGGTGACCCTGCAGCCTTCGCTGCAGCTTGGCGAGGCTGCGGACTCCGTTATGGTAACCAGCCAGGCGCCGCTGATTGAAGACAAGTCGCAGACCATTCAACAGGTCATCGAAAATAAGGAACTCACGGATATTCCTTTGAATGGCCGGAACTATGTGCAGGCCGCCAATTACATTCCGGGTGTTGTGCCGCAGAATGCGGGTCGCGACAACTCGTTCGTTGCGTATGGCAACGATGGCCTGCAAAACTCGTTCCTGCTGGACGGTGCACGCAACGTCAACTACCTGCGCGGCCTCGATAACGGGCAGCGCGATATGGTGCGGCCACCGCTCGACGCTCTGCAGGAGTTCACGGTGCAGACGTCAAATTACTCTGCAGAGTTTGGTGCAGGGGCAGGTGCTTTGCTCAACGCCATCACGAAGAGCGGCACCAACCGCTGGCACGGTTCGGCTTACGACTTCATCCGTAACAAGGCGCTCGATGCGCGGCCCTATTTCTCCACGGCAGCATCGCCAAAGCAGCAATTGGTACAGAATCAATACGGTGGCAGCTTCGGAGGGCGCATCGTTCGTGACCGGCTCTTCTTTTCCGGCGCCTACGAAGGTCGGCACACTAAGTCTTCTTCCTTCAGTCAGGCAGCAGTGCCCACTGCATTAGAACGTGCCGGGGACTTCTCGCAATCGAAGTTCACTGTGTATGACCCTTCCACCACCACTCAGGTGGGTACGAACTATACGCGCACGCCATTCTCTCAAAACAGAATCCCGACGGCCCGCATCAACACGCTCGGGCAGCAGCTTGCGAACCTGTTTCCACTGCCGAACGCGACGAGTCCGACCGATCCCTTCACGCATTACTACACGTCCTACATCCCGAGCACGGTAGACGTGAAGAACGGTATCGGTCGTCTGGATTACACCCTCAGTAGTAAGGACAGCTTCTTTGCGCGCTATGGGGAAACGTTGAATAACACGTTCACCGGGGTGGGCTTGCCGGGAGCGCAGGATCCCGGGAATACCCGCATCGATTCGAAAGGTATTGGAGCCGGCTACACCCGGATCATCACACCGCAATTACTGAACGAACTGCGCTTCTCCTGGACCACAATCGCCGACGATGGACTCGGCACCTTTGCCCGGCAGGAGTTTGTTCCCGGGCTGCTTGACCCGGCCATCACGGAGGGTTGGCCCACCTTCACCATTACCGGTCAAAGCACGATTGGTTCCCAGGCAGTGGGGAACTCGCCGCTGCACAAGACATCAGGCGTATGGGATTGGGCCGACAACATGTCCTGGTCTCACGGCAGGCACCTGACCAAGTTTGGTGGCGAGATGATGTGGATTCGCCCGAATACGCGAGCCGCCTCAAATGGCCGTGGGAGCCTTGGCTTTACCGGCGCATTCACACAGCTGCCATCATCGCGTTCCAACACTGGGTACGGCATAGCCGACATGCTGCTTGGCTACGCGAATTCCGTCAATACAGGATCCACCCTCAGCAGCGAGGAGCGTGGCTGGTATTACGCCGGTTATGCAAATGACCAGTGGAACGCGACTACGAACCTGACCCTCAACTTCGGCGTGCGCTATGAGCTCTTCACTCCGTTCTACGACGTAAACAACCGCGAAGCGAACTTCATTACGGATCAGGACAGCCCACTTTACCTTCAGTACATCAAGTCCGGCATCGACACGCGGCTGCCGCGTGCGCTGGTCTACGCAGACAAGAACAACATCGCACCACGTATCGGCTTCGCCTATCGCGTTCCCGGCGTAAAAGAGATGACGATCCGCGGCTCGTTCGGGATGTTCTATGCACAGGATCAGGGGCTTGGCATTACCAGCCGGCTTTCCACGAATCCTCCGTACAACAACTACGGCGCGATTAGCCAGAGCAGCGACCAGATCCATACGAATACGTCCTTCCAGTTGACGGCGTCGCAGTCCATTCCACGGCCGCCTGCGGTGGATCCGGTAACCTTCACCCTTGCTCCGACCTACACAGGTGGCATCACCAGCTGGGTCGAGCATATGCAGATGGGATATGTCGAGCAGTGGAGCCTCTCCGCACAAAAGCAGCTCCCATGGTCCGTCCTCACAGAGATCAACTACGTTGGCAATCATGGTGTTCATCTATTGGGGCGGTCGAATGTCAACCAGCCACTCGTGAACAATGCCACGACGGTCCAGTCGCGCCGGCCGCTGTTCAACGTGACGCAGTCTGCGGTGAATCAAATCGGGGACTGGAACGCCACACAATACGAGGGGCTATCAGCTCGTGTCGAGAAGCGCTTCTCCAAGGGCATACAGTTTCGTAACTCGATCACCTACGGTCGCAGTTTCGGTCTCCTGAGCCAGGCGCTGGACGTATGCGATACCTGCACCAACGGCGACCAGTTACAGAATGCTTACGATCATGCATCGAACTGGGGGCCCAGCGACTTCGATATCCCATTCCGCTACGTGCTCACCGGTCTCTTCTCGGTGCCTGCGGGCGGCCACGCAGTTATGAACAATCGCTTGGCCTCTGCCGTGCTGGGTGGATGGGGCCTTTCGCCCATCTACGTATGGCAGAGTGGACAGCCGCTCACACCGACGGATAGCACGGACATCACAAACTCCGGTCAGACGAATCGGCCAAATCAGGTCTGCAATGCGAACGCGAATGCACCACACACAATCGGCCAATGGTTCAACACGAGTTGCTTTGTCGCACAGCCACAGTTCACCTTTGGTAACACGCACAAGGGTGCGATTCGCGGCCCCGGACAAAACCAACTGAACCTAAGCGTGCAGCGTGACTTCGGCATTCCGCGTTGGGAAGGTGGAAACCTGAACTTCCGGCTGGAGGGATACAACGTCCTCAATCATGTGCAGCTCGGTAATCCGAACGTTACGGTCGGCAGCACAGCGATCGGCACGATCACCACCACAGCAGGGACGAAACCAACCGATACGTCCGGCACGCAGCGTCAGGTGCAGGCTGCAGTGCGGCTTACCTTCTGA